In Pseudomonadota bacterium, a single genomic region encodes these proteins:
- the yqeB gene encoding selenium-dependent molybdenum cofactor biosynthesis protein YqeB, whose translation MMDKTAQGSVIRGQGSKHLNSKLSIVIKGAGEMATGIAHRLYMANLKNIVMTEIERPLTVRRTVAFSESVYTGKWEVEGVGSVLVKGVSEVPDVWKDGRIAVIVDPEWNVVESLKPDIVIDAIMAKRNVGTKKGEAPVVIGVGPGFAAPQDVHAVVESNRGHHLGRVIYNGSAEPHTGIPGPVMGITSERVLRSPHDGLVKHVKGFGDEVIKGDIVLYVDKTPVPAPIDGILRGLIREIHVKANEKIGDIDPRRVKEYCYTITEKARAIGGGVLEAVMHLIN comes from the coding sequence ATGATGGACAAAACAGCTCAGGGATCAGTGATCAGGGGCCAGGGGTCAAAGCATTTAAACTCAAAATTGAGCATTGTTATCAAGGGTGCAGGTGAGATGGCAACGGGGATTGCCCACAGGTTATACATGGCCAATCTGAAAAACATCGTTATGACAGAGATAGAAAGACCTCTTACCGTGAGAAGGACGGTTGCATTCTCAGAATCAGTCTATACCGGCAAATGGGAAGTGGAAGGCGTGGGGTCAGTCCTGGTGAAAGGTGTCAGCGAAGTGCCCGATGTCTGGAAGGATGGGAGGATCGCCGTAATTGTCGATCCTGAATGGAATGTCGTGGAATCATTAAAACCGGATATAGTGATTGATGCTATAATGGCAAAGAGAAACGTGGGGACAAAGAAGGGCGAAGCCCCTGTTGTAATCGGCGTGGGACCTGGTTTTGCAGCACCTCAGGATGTCCATGCAGTCGTTGAGAGTAACAGGGGGCACCATCTGGGCAGGGTTATTTACAATGGCTCTGCAGAACCCCATACAGGTATTCCCGGACCGGTGATGGGCATTACAAGCGAACGCGTTTTACGGTCACCACACGATGGCCTTGTAAAACACGTAAAGGGATTCGGGGATGAAGTAATAAAGGGAGACATCGTTCTCTATGTGGACAAAACCCCTGTTCCTGCACCTATAGATGGTATCCTGAGAGGGCTTATCCGGGAAATACATGTTAAAGCAAACGAAAAGATAGGCGATATAGACCCAAGAAGGGTAAAAGAATATTGCTATACTATCACGGAAAAGGCGAGGGCTATTGGTGGCGGGGTGCTTGAGGCGGTGATGCACTTAATAAATTAA
- a CDS encoding molybdopterin-binding protein, translated as MKKIKVENAVGMTLAHDITEVIPGKKKDVAFKRGKVIEKGDIERLLDLGKEHIFAFDKGIKGIHEDEAGMRIAQSIMDEHMEPVPPKEGKVSIKSKVNGLFYVNDKNLYEINRIPNVLLSTVPNRHPVKVGDIVAATRIIPLYIKGNELKKVERVGEKGIISIKPFKSFKIGLVITGSEVFSGRIKDGSYVVEEKIKGYGLDVIGKTLVPDDINAIRDAIYGLFNTGAEIVITTGGLSVDPDDVTREGIEATGAEVLFYGTPVFPGAMFLVARLKGKYILGAPACVYYNRNTVFDIILTRIMAGEKMHKHDMVKLSYGGLCLNCEVCHYPTCFFGKGP; from the coding sequence TTGAAAAAGATTAAAGTTGAAAATGCTGTCGGTATGACCCTGGCCCACGATATTACTGAGGTGATACCCGGGAAAAAGAAGGATGTGGCCTTTAAGAGGGGAAAAGTTATTGAAAAGGGAGACATTGAAAGGCTTCTCGACCTCGGGAAAGAACATATTTTTGCCTTTGATAAAGGCATAAAGGGCATTCATGAGGATGAGGCAGGCATGAGGATTGCCCAATCGATCATGGATGAGCATATGGAGCCTGTGCCTCCAAAAGAAGGAAAGGTAAGTATAAAGAGTAAAGTGAATGGACTCTTTTACGTTAACGATAAAAACCTTTACGAAATCAACAGGATACCCAATGTCCTCCTAAGCACCGTTCCGAACAGACACCCTGTGAAAGTCGGGGACATCGTTGCAGCAACAAGGATCATCCCTCTTTACATAAAAGGGAATGAATTGAAAAAAGTAGAAAGGGTTGGGGAAAAAGGGATTATTTCAATAAAACCCTTCAAATCTTTTAAAATAGGTCTTGTAATCACCGGAAGTGAGGTTTTTAGCGGGAGGATAAAAGACGGGTCATATGTGGTGGAGGAAAAGATTAAAGGCTATGGGCTCGATGTTATAGGAAAAACATTAGTCCCTGATGATATTAATGCGATTCGGGATGCTATTTACGGACTTTTCAATACAGGCGCCGAGATTGTGATAACAACAGGAGGACTCTCTGTTGACCCTGATGATGTAACAAGGGAAGGGATAGAGGCAACAGGGGCTGAAGTGCTGTTCTACGGCACGCCTGTTTTTCCGGGAGCCATGTTCCTCGTGGCCCGCCTGAAAGGGAAATATATCCTTGGTGCACCGGCATGCGTGTATTACAATAGGAATACTGTCTTTGATATAATACTTACGAGGATTATGGCAGGTGAAAAGATGCATAAACACGACATGGTGAAACTCTCATACGGCGGACTCTGCTTGAACTGTGAAGTTTGCCATTATCCGACATGTTTTTTCGGGAAAGGACCATGA
- a CDS encoding nucleotidyltransferase family protein — protein MEKIYAVILAAGTSSRLGFNKLTLKINGQSVIEMAAEPFFQKGIEKIHVVTNPENGPVKKALETPFIFPLQPSAFSLQPFTFIPNPHFQEGMSSSIKAVTPFIQDADAVFFQLGDKPFIKKEMVEQMIELYVSREKNLFDIIVPVYRGKKGHPVLMNIKPYIKEIQNLEGDKGLREIIDNHSGSVLFIEGDEGNIFDIDTEGEIHTLRERGYVIEKD, from the coding sequence ATGGAAAAAATATATGCAGTGATACTGGCTGCCGGCACTTCAAGCAGGCTCGGTTTTAATAAATTAACGCTAAAGATAAATGGCCAATCCGTCATCGAAATGGCCGCAGAGCCTTTCTTCCAAAAAGGCATCGAAAAGATTCATGTTGTCACAAACCCTGAAAACGGGCCTGTTAAAAAGGCGCTTGAAACACCTTTCATCTTTCCCCTTCAGCCTTCAGCCTTCAGCCTTCAGCCTTTTACCTTTATTCCAAACCCCCACTTCCAGGAAGGCATGTCTTCATCAATTAAGGCCGTCACACCTTTCATCCAAGACGCAGATGCTGTTTTTTTTCAGCTTGGGGATAAACCCTTTATAAAAAAAGAGATGGTGGAGCAGATGATTGAGCTCTATGTAAGCAGAGAAAAAAATCTATTTGATATTATCGTTCCGGTCTATCGAGGCAAGAAAGGACACCCTGTGCTTATGAATATTAAGCCGTATATAAAGGAGATACAGAACCTTGAAGGTGATAAGGGCTTAAGAGAAATCATAGATAATCATTCAGGAAGTGTGTTATTTATAGAGGGCGATGAGGGGAATATATTCGACATTGATACAGAAGGAGAGATACATACTCTCAGAGAAAGGGGATACGTGATTGAAAAAGATTAA
- a CDS encoding DUF1858 domain-containing protein translates to MIYKHMSIDDVVKTYPETVAIFERYGLGCVGCQAALFENIEQGAEIHGIDVNALVEDLNRAVSKS, encoded by the coding sequence ATGATTTACAAGCATATGTCGATTGATGATGTTGTAAAAACATACCCTGAAACTGTCGCTATCTTTGAAAGGTATGGATTGGGCTGTGTTGGATGCCAGGCCGCTCTTTTCGAAAATATTGAGCAGGGGGCTGAAATCCACGGGATTGATGTGAATGCACTGGTGGAAGACCTCAACAGGGCGGTAAGCAAGAGTTGA
- the amrA gene encoding AmmeMemoRadiSam system protein A, which translates to MNLSEKDKKQLKELARDTIEDVLFGKQRDHAQVPKILKEKRGAFVTLKKKGELKGCIGYIRGVQPLHETVKEMAIQAAFYDPRFAPLEKKEWKDIDIEISVLTPMKKIQGINEIEVGIHGLYIEKGHNSGLLLPQVATENHWDRETFLDYTCWKAGLPKDAWKSPDTDIYIFSADIF; encoded by the coding sequence TTGAACCTTTCCGAAAAAGATAAAAAACAACTAAAGGAATTGGCAAGGGACACCATAGAGGACGTTCTTTTCGGAAAACAGAGAGACCATGCCCAAGTACCTAAGATTTTAAAAGAGAAAAGAGGCGCCTTTGTTACCCTCAAAAAAAAGGGCGAATTAAAGGGGTGTATCGGTTATATCAGGGGTGTTCAGCCACTTCACGAAACAGTAAAAGAAATGGCCATCCAGGCGGCTTTTTATGACCCGCGGTTTGCCCCTCTCGAGAAAAAAGAATGGAAGGATATCGATATAGAAATATCTGTGCTGACCCCCATGAAAAAGATACAGGGCATCAATGAAATAGAGGTGGGCATCCACGGTTTGTACATTGAAAAGGGGCATAATTCGGGGCTTTTGCTTCCGCAGGTTGCTACAGAAAACCACTGGGATAGAGAAACCTTTCTCGATTATACGTGCTGGAAGGCAGGCCTGCCCAAAGATGCATGGAAATCTCCGGACACGGATATTTATATTTTTTCAGCAGATATATTTTGA
- the amrB gene encoding AmmeMemoRadiSam system protein B, with translation MSFIREPAVSGMFYPGNPKTLKRDIERYLSEAVFDPIAGNIVGIISPHAGYMYSGPVAAYGYKAIAGHAYDTVIVIAPSHRKYFEGAAVIEEGGYKTPLGIVEVDEETAGMILKKSTVVQSNIDVHKEEHSLEVQLPFLQMILKSFKLVPLIMGVQDFSTCEALSAGIYEAVKDSGKQILIVGSTDLSHYYSYAHAVELDSIVTKRLDDFDMKGLVADLGKDKCEACGAGPMITTMILSRKLGAKQGKVLKYANSGDISGDKSTVVGYVSAIFYNKHEEK, from the coding sequence ATGAGTTTTATCAGGGAGCCTGCGGTAAGTGGCATGTTTTACCCGGGTAATCCCAAAACGCTCAAAAGAGATATTGAAAGATACCTCAGCGAGGCTGTCTTTGATCCGATAGCCGGTAATATCGTTGGCATCATATCTCCCCATGCTGGATATATGTATTCCGGTCCTGTTGCTGCCTACGGCTATAAGGCTATAGCTGGCCACGCATATGATACGGTCATTGTTATCGCTCCAAGCCACAGGAAATACTTCGAAGGGGCCGCCGTCATAGAGGAGGGCGGGTACAAAACCCCTCTGGGAATCGTTGAAGTCGACGAAGAAACGGCCGGTATGATTTTGAAAAAGAGCACAGTAGTACAGAGCAATATCGATGTCCACAAGGAGGAACATTCCCTTGAGGTTCAGCTTCCCTTTTTACAAATGATACTAAAGAGTTTTAAACTTGTGCCTCTGATTATGGGCGTCCAGGATTTTTCCACATGTGAGGCCCTCTCTGCGGGCATTTATGAGGCGGTAAAAGACAGCGGAAAACAGATTTTGATCGTTGGAAGCACCGACCTTTCTCATTATTATTCGTATGCCCATGCAGTTGAGCTTGACAGTATTGTGACAAAACGCCTTGATGATTTCGATATGAAAGGTCTCGTAGCTGATCTGGGGAAAGATAAATGCGAAGCCTGCGGCGCCGGTCCCATGATTACCACCATGATACTTTCCCGGAAATTAGGGGCAAAACAGGGCAAGGTTCTAAAATATGCAAACTCCGGCGATATCTCAGGCGACAAGAGTACGGTAGTGGGTTATGTATCTGCTATCTTTTATAATAAACATGAGGAAAAATGA
- a CDS encoding ParB/RepB/Spo0J family partition protein gives MLKKDPLGKGLSAILNDAVEKGTSKLIPVADIAPNPTQPRFAIKEDALVELAASIREKGVLQPLLLRREGKGYEIIAGERRFRASIMAGLKEVPAIIKDVDEKEAIEIALIENLQREDLNPVEIASVYERFIDDFGYTQEELAKKIGIDRTTISNFIRLLKLPEWIKNLIREGKLTQGHARVLITLKNENEQGKFVERILKENISVRELERAVKKKSAGRHSPFIHVEEILRETLGTKVNITFKQKKGKIIIEFYSKEDLERIAELIAND, from the coding sequence ATGTTAAAAAAAGACCCGTTAGGTAAAGGTCTGTCTGCAATACTGAATGATGCTGTGGAAAAGGGAACGAGTAAACTCATCCCTGTGGCGGACATTGCCCCTAACCCGACCCAGCCGAGGTTTGCAATAAAAGAGGATGCACTTGTGGAACTTGCTGCGTCCATCAGGGAGAAGGGGGTCCTTCAGCCTCTTCTCTTAAGGAGGGAGGGGAAAGGGTATGAGATTATTGCCGGAGAGCGGAGATTCCGTGCGTCGATTATGGCAGGGCTCAAAGAAGTTCCCGCAATCATCAAGGATGTTGATGAAAAAGAGGCTATTGAGATTGCCCTCATTGAGAACCTTCAGAGGGAGGATTTAAACCCCGTTGAGATAGCCTCGGTATATGAGAGGTTTATTGATGATTTCGGGTATACCCAGGAGGAACTTGCAAAGAAGATCGGCATTGACAGGACCACTATTTCTAATTTTATAAGGCTTTTAAAACTTCCCGAGTGGATAAAGAATCTCATAAGGGAAGGTAAATTGACCCAGGGGCATGCCAGGGTGCTCATTACCCTCAAAAACGAAAACGAACAGGGGAAATTTGTTGAGAGGATTTTGAAAGAAAATATCTCCGTGAGGGAGTTAGAGCGTGCAGTTAAAAAGAAATCAGCCGGCAGACATTCACCTTTTATCCATGTTGAAGAGATATTAAGAGAGACTCTGGGCACAAAAGTAAACATCACCTTCAAACAGAAGAAAGGCAAAATCATCATCGAATTCTATTCCAAAGAAGACCTTGAAAGAATTGCAGAACTGATTGCAAATGATTGA